The Medicago truncatula cultivar Jemalong A17 chromosome 7, MtrunA17r5.0-ANR, whole genome shotgun sequence genome includes the window CtaaatatactaaaatatattgatttaaGAATGACgaaaatagtattaattaaaagGTAGAGTTGGCAcaccattttaattttacaaagaaGTCACACTTATAAGAAATGTTTGGTTTGACACACCATTGATGTGTGGTGTTTATGCTAGACaagtcttttaatttttttgtttgggcaattttgttttaattttaattctaaAGTTGTGCCTAAATTATAGCCTATAGGAAATTTGAAAGTAaactatgatttaattgaatttttttttcttcaaattttctaATAgcaatcatatatatttttcaaatctaaatttaaaaacaacataaaatataGTGACCGTCTTTCCGCCATGTCTAAGcacaaataatatgaattctttTGCTAATTGGAATCATAGTTCATACCTTTAGATGAACATGCtaattcaattttgattcaCGATCAACTGCACCTAAGATAGATCTTGTCTCTATACTCATACATCTAGGGATGTATACATTATAATAGTAATTCATCATGCTTGTCATAGATTGGGATGGAAAGTACTCCATGATGAGCTTCGAAAATTTTGTGTAACTTGATAGCAGATTCAATTTCTTTAGAgattcaaatttcttttgctCTTCCACTGTCCATGATTTTAAAGCATATTCTTCTATGTCATCAAACTTCCGACTTGAATAACCGGTATCAATCTCCGATTTTAAGCATTCTATAGCTTCACCGATGCGTTTTTTAACACAATTAACTAATTCAGGATTGTCGCACATGCATGAGTTAAGCATATCATCTCCGATACCTTTTGCATTGGTTTTACATGCATTTGGCATTGGCCAAATTTGGGTGCCCAACCACTTCAAACTATCATCActattatattgttttatgtTGGCTATACCACCCCATTTACGAACTTCAGCTTGAAACCTAGGTCCGATGGGAATAACTGGTCTTGGAAGATGGTTACCCCTAGAAGGTAAAAAGTTCTTGAGCGAGTTAATGACTTCCATGTCTTCCTCTTTTGATTTCTCCTCTATTGATGTCTCGATACCATACAAATATCGATTACTCACCATTAAATCTCTAGCATGGATATTAAAGCTTTCTTGATTCACAAGGTAACTAGACCCCTTAATAGAATCATCAAAGTCACTTAGGTGAGAATAGTCTTGTGTAGAAATACCACAAAATTTTGCATTGTCATTTATAGAAGGGGAAACATATTCTTGTGTTCCATCCGGTAGCGCATAACATGATAGAGAATGAGATGAGTTCTTTCTTTGATCTTTGGCATTTTCACCACTATATTTCTCTTTACCGATGAGTTCAAAACTAGTAGCGCAATTACCATCATTTATGTATTGGTTAAACTTCCTCTtctgatataaaaaataaaagaaaataattttgattctATTACGAGTATAAAACTAGTTATGAATCGATACACTCTTTAGAAAATTATACCTTAATTACGATCATTTTACAATTGTCTTTGAGATCTTTTGAAATATGTCTCTAAAAGTTACAATGCTAAGATCTTACCACAAAACTTGCACCCCATGGACAAAATAttcattcttcttttctcttatATTTGAACTTATTAGAGAAAATTATACTTTCTTCTTCTAAAAGATATTTAAATTACATTTCCTCTCCAATGATATTAAAACTACATTCCCCTCCCTTAAAAATATACTTGCGCTTTATGGTCCATTTGAATTGACGTATTTATGAGGTTATGcaaaaaaatttatgtaaataaataaacatttatGTATTATCCATAAGCTTGTCAagatagcttataaaaaaaacaacttatggagtTACAATTTTCATTAACGAAACTTATGaattgacaaaaaattatttatttgcataagctcaaacaTAAGTCAAATAGAACTTTAtcttttaaatacaattaaaaataaagtaatgacaattcataattaattatctTTAGCATTGAAagttataaagaaataaaagtaaaattctTCTAAAATGAGGATTCACAATTATTTGATACcattatatgattatgttaaaCTTTATCAAACAGAGacgtaagaaaaaaatatttctctcaAGCATCTTTAAAGGAGGACAATGGAATTTACTATGCATAATTACTTCTCGAGATAAGGTGATAGCTCAATGGTAAGAGTTTAACattgtaattttaatgtataAATTTTGTAATGGGTTGTGAAACATTCATCGGTGTcatttaaattaacaaaatatttccccttcaccgttttttttttttaaattacttcTCAAAGAAAAGTATAGAATTGAACATTAGAAGGGAGATTAGTGTAATTCAAATTTCTCTAAAGAGTGGAAAGTGtaatttacataaaatatttatgatattaaatctataccatatattttctaaaaaataaaccattgatcaacttataaataaaaatttactagGATTTCTGTAGGCCAAATACATCTTGCggtcttttaaattatttaattttagcaaattatatttaaaaatattgtatccaaatgtgttaaaaaaaaaaattcgtccATTTCTATCAAAAATTGCTTACATGTTTGTTTTGATGCTCATAGTTATATGGCAAGTCAACATAGACTTTAATAAATTACAttttataaaatgttaaaaataaaatcatctaaattgaaattatttagggttcttaaaattcattcaaatttatgaCTTTATGAGTTTCAAACTCATAAATtgaaccattaaaaaaaatcatttcgaTCTACTGATCCATTGAAATCATCGTATTAGACATAATACTTTGTGGCCTTTTTATGCTCATATGGCAAGTCCACATggttttttaattcaaaaaattatattttatataaaaaatattaaaaataaaaacctctAAATTGAAATTATTAGGGTTCgtcaaattcattaaaatttatgaaattctGAGTTTCCGACCACGAAATTGAACcattaaaatcatcatttcgATCTACGATCCATTAAATTCATCATATTAGACAGACATAATACATTGTGTAGACCACGAAAGTTTGAAGAAGAAGGTTAAATAAGAAGGTAAGcctaatcaatttttatttgaggtttttatttataacaaaaaataatttaaagatgtAATTTTAACTAAAGGACTACTTGTCATTGTCACGTCAGTACCGTTATATACACGTCAACTTTATAACCACGTGTTTctaataaaaacttaaaaacaaagTAACGGTGTgctcattttataattttaaagacttatttgataaaaaacttaaatgactaatatgttataaataaataatataaaagatcGCATGATGGATTTGTTATATCCTTTTAACATGAGATACCTTATATAAGACTTAAATAATGTGTACATACCGGTGGATCTTTAGAACTAGAAGTCAAAACCACTTGATCTTTgtgcttttgattttgaaaaatatgatgTGATGACTTCTCCTCACAAGGTTTGAAAGTTTTATCTTTTAACCATATCATCGTGTATCTAACATTAATCAACCCTAAGACATATTTTTCATGTCTTGTTACATCCGAGGATTCACAAGCATCGCAACTACAAGAAATTCACATTTACAGAAGGAAAATGTGAGAGACATCTCTTAACAATGTTAGATGCAAtatgtttattaaatatttgttgtGAATTCAAACCTTGCTCAAACCAACAAGGATAAAAGGTGAAGCAAATGACAATGGCAAATGAAAaccaaacaacaataattaatCAAGACTAAATCTAGCAACCTATGTGTAGCAAATCCATAATCAAAccaaagaacaaaaatataaagagagTGGAGGAACAAACATACCAAGATTTAGTTACCCAGTTCGACTTAAATTAACCTATGTTTGGGGAGAGGGAGAAACTCTCATATCTACTATTAACGAATCTTTACAAGAAATATAGAGTTTACGAGAATTTAGCTTCAAAATTTGTTCaagaacaaaccctaatttcccaaTCTCTCAACCCATAATAGGATCGTAAGAGAAATCAAAAGAGAAAACTTAAATCCTTTCTCTAATGAGATCTCACTATACAAGATGTTTAAAACGTATTTTTTAACCCAAAAGTCTCCTGCTTGTAGTTTTGCAATCTGATTCTAATTAAGTGCGagtttagtttttgttttaatattttaaaaatttaggagGGGAACATATATTTTCGTGAAACTAAACTTCCGTAagatgtatttaaaattaaatcattcTTTCTTGAAAATAAGGTATGTGACTATTGAGTATGAATCATCTCCATTTCTTTTATAACATATAGTacttaattacttttttggtcccttaacttattttttggtttcattttggttccttaactattaaaagttttgtttcggtcccataacttatttttgggttttcttttggtcccttaactattaaaagtttcgtttttgtcccttaacttattttttggtttcgttttggtcccttaacttatttttttgtttcattttggtcccttaactctaatacattcattataacataaaggaccaaagtggttgacagaggaagagttaagggaccaaaacgaaatcaaaa containing:
- the LOC25498720 gene encoding uncharacterized protein isoform X2, producing MIWLKDKTFKPCEEKSSHHIFQNQKHKDQVVLTSSSKDPPKRKFNQYINDGNCATSFELIGKEKYSGENAKDQRKNSSHSLSCYALPDGTQEYVSPSINDNAKFCGISTQDYSHLSDFDDSIKGSSYLVNQESFNIHARDLMVSNRYLYGIETSIEEKSKEEDMEVINSLKNFLPSRGNHLPRPVIPIGPRFQAEVRKWGGIANIKQYNSDDSLKWLGTQIWPMPNACKTNAKGIGDDMLNSCMCDNPELVNCVKKRIGEAIECLKSEIDTGYSSRKFDDIEEYALKSWTVEEQKKFESLKKLNLLSSYTKFSKLIMEYFPSQSMTSMMNYYYNVYIPRCMSIETRSILGAVDRESKLN